From a single Parambassis ranga chromosome 2, fParRan2.1, whole genome shotgun sequence genomic region:
- the ckap4 gene encoding cytoskeleton-associated protein 4, which produces MTAKNRKNSDKSAASSSSQEDASRKSQKSSGGSNGVSSGPGPQGPRSGGCLGLIVTSVFYIAIIGAAGFAAFYLQQVVEEIHQTNAKHEERARQNAELSSKMESVVQQVESLKSVVDGLESSLGITRVELEGAVTRMKRGEVETRRVEEALQKLQNNLLRDLSQGINEVKEAREKDFSSLEKTVEERLAEVSQSIAASVAEFTEAQGEAQSQLADLKARLGDMEDPALIKQELSAIVDAVAELKMAKEAEDSSADSLRQQINAVREELQTRNQEVASLSQEVQSVRSVMQETTGSLREVLSAAEADVQILKNKAVTLEGGVEQAMEAVRNVDKQVNAAATQAQKQSEDLEARVKASEDNRDSLSESVSDIAAKVESLIGKYETHEGSLTAQEEAVQKATTDRQQELDELKSTVEELQSSVAALGESQTNLGSNDFSLDQQVEDLKTRLAALEDGGSRLKPEQLESLRETVAGLESKTAKLEGHDEAIAALQEALLRTTEELAGLTKDKQEE; this is translated from the exons ATGACTGcgaaaaacagaaagaacagcGACAAGAGCGCTGCGTCCAGCAGCAGCCAGGAGGATGCGTCGAGGAAGAGCCAAAAGAGCAGCGGCGGCAGTAACGGGGTGAGCAGCGGCCCCGGACCTCAGGGGCCACGGTCAGGCGGCTGTCTGGGGCTGATTGTCACCTCCGTGTTTTATATCGCGATTATCGGTGCTGCAGGCTTCGCTGCTTTTTATCTGCAACAAGTGGTGGAGGAAATCCATCAGACAAATGCAAAACATGAGGAGAGAGCGCGGCAGAACGCGGAGTTGAGCAGCAAAATGGAGAGTGTCGTCCAACAG GTGGAGTCTCTGAAGAGTGTTGTGGATGGGCTGGAGTCATCACTGGGCATCACACGGGTGGAGCTGGAGGGGGCAGTGACCCGGATGAAGAGGGGCGAGGTGGAGACAAGGAGGGTGGAGGAAGCCCTCCAGAAGCTCCAGAACAATCTCCTCAGAGACCTTTCACAGGGCATCAACGAGGTGAAGGAGGCCCGGGAGAAGGACTTCTCCTCCTTGGAAAAGACTGTGGAGGAGCGCTTGGCTGAGGTGAGCCAGTCCATCGCAGCCAGTGTGGCAGAGTTCACCGAAGCTCAGGGTGAGGCACAGAGCCAGCTAGCTGACCTCAAGGCCCGCCTGGGCGACATGGAGGACCCAGCGCTCATCAAACAAGAGCTGTCCGCCATCGTTGATGCTGTGGCTGAACTCAAAATGGCCAAAGAGGCCGAGGACTCTTCAGCCGATTCACTCAGGCAGCAGATCAATGCTGTGAGGGAGGAGCTCCAGACTCGAAACCAGGAAGTGGCCTCACTGTCTCAGGAAGTACAATCCGTGAGGTCAGTAATGCAGGAGACCACAGGCAGTCTGAGGGAGGTCCTGTCTGCGGCAGAGGCTGACGTTCAGATTCTGAAGAATAAAGCCGTGACACTGGAGGGTGGCGTGGAGCAAGCGATGGAAGCTGTTCGCAACGTAGACAAGCAGGTGAACGCAGCGGCCACTCAGGCCCAAAAACAATCAGAGGACCTTGAAGCTAGAGTAAAAGCATCCGAGGACAACAGGGATTCACTGTCTGAGTCGGTGTCAGACATTGCAGCCAAAGTGGAATCACTGATCGGCAAATATGAAACACACGAGGGAAGTCTGACTGCACAGGAGGAGGCTGTGCAGAAAGCCACAACTGACAGGCAGCAGGAGCTGGATGAGCTGAAGAGCACCGTGGAGGAGCTCCAGTCCAGTGTAGCCGCTCTGGGTGAATCCCAGACAAATCTCGGATCAAATGACTTCAGCCTggaccagcaggtggaggatcTGAAGACCAGGCTGGCCGCTCTGGAGGACGGCGGCAGCAGATTGAAACCCGAGCAGCTGGAGAGCCTGAGAGAGACGGTCGCTGGTCTGGAAAGCAAAACGGCGAAGCTCGAAGGCCATGATGAGGCAATCGCTGCTCTACAGGAAGCTCTGCTGAGAACCACAGAGGAACTCGCAGGCCTGACCAAAGACAAGCAGGAGGAGTAG
- the LOC114432587 gene encoding complement C1q-like protein 2, which translates to MKHLVLLLLLVSSSLCNGNTTCLGTSTTMAVCQLDTCALLSEVAAMREKLSATSQTQSTVQQNLSAMMQKMATMEANLQSYKSQVEELSKKNQALEVQLNALAGKSTPKIAFAVALGASLGPVSQDTTVKYPKIFSNINSNYNSATGIFTAPIRGVYYFTYTMYNNNYGQANSILALMKNNELIVATWDTVGNDFHDSATNGAVLQLEPGDAVYVRLSANRQIYDDANCYNTFRGFLLFTL; encoded by the coding sequence ATGAAGCATCtggtcctcctgctgctgctggtttccaGCAGCCTCTGCAATGGGAACACCACCTGCCTGGGGACTTCAACCACCATGGCAGTCTGTCAACTTGACACCTGTGCCCTGCTCTCTGAGGTGGCAGCCATGAGGGAGAAGCTATCAGCCACATCACAGACGCAAAGCACGGTTCAGCAAAACCTCAGCGCCATGATGCAGAAGATGGCCACCATGGAGGCGAACCTACAGTCCTACAAAAGCCAGGTGGAGGAGCTGTCAAAGAAAAACCAGGCTCTGGAGGTGCAGCTGAACGCACTCGCAGGCAAAAGTACACCGAAGATCGCCTTCGCTGTTGCTTTAGGGGCCTCTCTGGGTCCGGTTTCGCAGGACACCACAGTGAAATATCCAAAAATCTTCTCCAACATCAACAGCAACTACAACTCTGCCACCGGCATCTTCACCGCCCCCATCCGGGGGGTGTACTACTTCACCTACACCATGTACAACAACAACTACGGTCAGGCCAACTCCATTTTAGCACTGATGAAGAACAACGAGCTGATAGTGGCTACCTGGGACACGGTAGGCAATGACTTCCACGACAGCGCGACTAACGGGGCGGTGCTGCAGCTGGAGCCCGGAGACGCAGTGTATGTGAGGCTAAGTGCAAATAGGCAGATCTATGATGATGCCAATTGCTACAACACCTTCAGGGGCTTCCTGCTCTTCACCTTGTAA